The following are from one region of the Corylus avellana chromosome ca1, CavTom2PMs-1.0 genome:
- the LOC132168212 gene encoding blue copper protein 1b-like, producing MGGFTFAHGLVLIVAASCMLAVSTANKDWKFGFNNHWPPHKGGSHHPKYRQAAPNKVIVGGSEGWRFNFSYTNWAFNNGPFYLNDTLVFKYDPPTDNTIIPHSVYLLRNLQSFITCNLTGAEMLANVTQGGGQGFEYVLKNWKPHYFACGQHDGIHCNQGQMKFFVMPMPRWFR from the exons ATGGGTGGTTTCACTTTTGCACATGGCCTTGTCCTTATTGTAGCCGCTTCCTGCATGTTGGCAGTTAGTACGGCCAACAAGGATTGGAAGTTTGGGTTTAACAACCATTGGCCTCCTCACAAAGGTGGCTCCCATCACCCAAAATATAGACAGGCTGCCCCCAACAAGGTCATCGTCGGCGGCTCCGAAGGCTGGCGCTTCAACTTCAGCTACACTAATTGGGCTTTCAACAACGGCCCCTTTTACCTCAACGACACTTTGG TTTTCAAGTATGATCCGCCAACAGACAATACCATAATCCCTCACAGCGTATACTTGCTACGAAACCTTCAGAGCTTTATAACGTGCAACTTAACCGGAGCAGAGATGTTGGCCAACGTGACGCAAGGAGGCGGGCAGGGCTTCGAGTACGTGCTGAAAAATTGGAAGCCGCACTACTTTGCTTGCGGTCAGCACGATGGCATCCATTGCAACCAGGGACAGATGAAGTTCTTTGTCATGCCAATGCCCCGTTGGTTTAGATAA